DNA from Arthrobacter sp. SLBN-112:
ACGGCACCGGGGCGCTGCTGCAGGCGCCGTGGCCGGCCGACGGGCGGCCGGGACGCGGCAGTGGACCACTGGAGCGCCTGGCCGCCCTTGCGTCCCAGCCGCGCCGGCTGGGACTGGTGCTGGTGCGGAGGGGCGGCTACGGCATCGGGGTGGCCAGCGAGGGTGTGCTGCTGGCGTCCAAGGCAGGCACCAGGTACGTCCAGTCGCGCAGCGCTGCAGGCGGCCAGTCCCAGCAGCGGTTCGCGCGCCGCCGCTCCAACCAGGCGGAGGCGTTGGTGTCGGCAGTGGCACAGCAGGCGGCCGAAGTGTTTGGTGCAGCGGCCTTCGAGTACGTGGTGCCGGGCGGTGACCGGACCCTGGCCGACCTGGTCCTGGAGGAACCGGCCCTGCGTGATTACGCCCGTCTGCCGCGCCTCGCCTACCTGGATGTGGCGGAGCCCCGGGCCGATGTCCTGAAGAAGGCCGCGGCGGACGTCTGCTCGGTCCGGATCACGGTGACCGACCCGCCAAGCTGAGCCCGCCGGGGAAGGCTCAACAGCCAGCCGGCGCGCGGCGGGGGCGTTCCTGCCGGTACCGGTAGCGGCCTGCCTCCCGGAATCCGGCTTTTACATACAACGCCTGTGCCCCGTAGTTGGCGGCGGTGGCCAGGAGCCAGAAGTCCGTCACGCCCTGTTCCACACCGGCCTGCAGCAGGGCCCGCATGATGGCTGTGCCGAAGCCACGGCGGCGGGCGTCCGGCAGGGTGGCCATGCAGTAGAGGCCGCCATGCCTGGTGCCGTCAGGAAGGGCAAGGCGGCCGACGGCGGCGGCCCTGCCGTCGGCGTCACGCACCAGGGCATACAGTGACGGGCACCCTTCGAGAATTGCCTGTGCAGTTGCCAGGGCATCCTCCCCTCCACGGCCGTCCACCTGCCACCAGACCCGCAGCCAATCCGGGGACGGCACCGATGACAGTTCGACCGATGACGGCCCGGTCGCCGCGGTGGCCGGGCCGGCGGCCGGGTGCTGATCCGCCGTTGCGCTGCGCGTCATGACCACGGTTTCGGACTGGCGGGTGAAGCCATCAGCGTCGAGCAGGTCGTGGAGTGCCGGCGCGGCAGGGTTGTCGAACAGCTGGAAGATGACAGGCAGGCGTCGCCTGCGGTACCACGCCCGGGCTTCGCGGAGCAGGCCGGGAAGGTCGTCACCGGACTGGCCGGCGGTGAGGGAACGCGGCCAGATGGAGTTGGCGCGCTGGGTCACGCCGCCGGCTGCGCGCAGGGTCCAGCCGCCGGCGTCGTGCCGTTCCAGGGCAGGCCAGGCGGCATCCATGGCGGCTTCAAGGTCCAGGCTCTCGATATTTCCCAGGGTGGACAACGGGCGGCTCCTTTGTTAACAGCGAAGGCTCCCCGGTGGTCCGGGGAGCCTTCCTTGGCCGCTGCCTTATGGCAGCATCCGTGCTGCTACTGCTTCTCTTCGGGCTTCTTCTCTTCCGGCTTCCTGGCCTCAGGCTTGAAGTCCACGCCTGCCTCCTTGCGCTGCTGCGGCGTGATGGGAGCCGGAGCGTCCGTGAGGGGGTCGTGGCCGCCGCCGGACTTCGGGAAGGCGATGACATCGCGGATGGACTCAACGCCCGCCAGCAGCGACACGACGCGGTCCCAGCCGAAGGCAATGCCGCCGTGCGGCGGGGCGCCGTACTTGAACCCCTCCAGCAGGAAACCGAACTTCGTCTGGGCGTCGTCCTTGTCCAGCCCCATCAGCTCGAACACCCGCTCCTGCACGTCGCGCTGGTGGATACGGATGGAGCCGCCGCCGATTTCGTTGCCGTTGCAGACGATGTCGTAGGCGTAGGAAAGCGCCGATTCGGGATCCTTGTCGAAGGTGTCAAGGAACTCCGGCTTGGGCGAGGTGAAGGCGTGGTGGACAGCAGTCCACTGCCCTCCGCCGACGGCGACGTCACCCGAGGCAACAGCGGCTGCGGCCGGCTCGAACATCGGGGCGTCCACGACCCAGCAGAAGGCCCAGGCGGTGGGATCGATCAGGCCCGTGCGGTGGCCGATCTCAACGCGTGCAGCGCCCAGCAGGGCACGCGACGGCGTCTTCTCACCCGCGGCGAAGAAGATGCAGTCGCCAGGCTTGGCACCAACGGCGTCAGCCAGGCCGGCGCGCTCGATCTCGG
Protein-coding regions in this window:
- a CDS encoding acVLRF1 family peptidyl-tRNA hydrolase — protein: MPAPAAANGPPSVRTAFVPGARLAGWAHRFGASHGGYRLQDDDDGLRLVAADGTGALLQAPWPADGRPGRGSGPLERLAALASQPRRLGLVLVRRGGYGIGVASEGVLLASKAGTRYVQSRSAAGGQSQQRFARRRSNQAEALVSAVAQQAAEVFGAAAFEYVVPGGDRTLADLVLEEPALRDYARLPRLAYLDVAEPRADVLKKAAADVCSVRITVTDPPS
- a CDS encoding GNAT family N-acetyltransferase is translated as MSTLGNIESLDLEAAMDAAWPALERHDAGGWTLRAAGGVTQRANSIWPRSLTAGQSGDDLPGLLREARAWYRRRRLPVIFQLFDNPAAPALHDLLDADGFTRQSETVVMTRSATADQHPAAGPATAATGPSSVELSSVPSPDWLRVWWQVDGRGGEDALATAQAILEGCPSLYALVRDADGRAAAVGRLALPDGTRHGGLYCMATLPDARRRGFGTAIMRALLQAGVEQGVTDFWLLATAANYGAQALYVKAGFREAGRYRYRQERPRRAPAGC